The Pseudoalteromonas tunicata genome segment CCAAGCGCAACCAATGCGCCATTAAAACCAAAAACCCCTTGCTGATATGCGCACTGGTCATAATCACAAAACTTGGCTTGCAGCGAACCTAGCAATGCACCGAGTAACATTGCTAGGGCTTGCCAAGGCACACTCATCCAAACAGCCAGTAAAAATAACCCGCCCGATACTGCATTATTTTGCAGCATGACTTGGCCAAGGCCACGAAAAACCAGCTTAATAAAAGGTATCAGTTGCTTAATTGGGCTCATCGTTGATTCGTTTACCTAAAATATGTGCACTCACCATAATATCGGCGCTTTATAAAGAATATCATCCGCCTTATCAAGCAGAATCAGCAATCAATAGCCATAAAAAAGCTCACTGAACACAGTGAGCTTTTAAAGTATATAAATGAAGCTGCTTTCGTACTTACGCTTTTTCTAACAAAGTACGTGCAACGGTGCGCATACCCATAGTAGTAGCACCAGCAGCCCACTGCGCGCCTGCGCTATCTTGGAAACAACCAGCTAAATCGATGTGCACCCAACCTTGGCCTTCGTTTGGTACAAAACGAGATAAGAAGCCCGCAGCATTTGATGCACCACCAAAGCCACCGCCTTTTTGGGCACGACTATTGGCGGTATCGGCATAAGCCGATGGACATTGTTGTTGATGCCATTTTTCAAGCGGTAATGGCCATGCAGCTTCAAATTCATCTTCGGCAAATTGTTGTACATCACGCACTAAGGCTTTATCTAAACCAAATAACGCATTGTATTGTGTGCCAACAGCCATTAACGCTGCACCTGTTAATGTTGCTGCATCAATAATTAATGGTGCGCCGGTTTCGCCTGCGGCCATTAAACCATCAGCTAATACTAAGCGACCTTCGGCATCGGTATTAACGATTTCAACCGTGGTACCATTTTTGTAAGTGAGGATATCGCCTAATTTATAAGCGCCGCCAGAAATTAAGTTTTCCGCACAACATAAAAACAGCTTGATGCGTTTATCGATACCACGACTAATCGCAAGGGCTAAACCAGCAGTAACAGTGGCTGCGCCGCCCATATCGCATTTCATGCCAAGCATACCTTCAGAAGGTTTAATTGAATAACCGCCTGAATCAAATGTAATGCCTTTACCAACAAGCGCTGCGGCAACAGGAGCAGTTGCATCACCTGTAGGGTTGTAATCAAGCATTAATAACGCAGGTTTACGATCACTGCCACGGCCTACCGCATGAATACCGACCCATTGGTGCTCAAGAAGTGCATCACCTTTAATGATTTGATAACTCACATGCTCTGGGGCTAATGATTGAATAAACTCAGCCGCTTTTTCAGCTAATGATTCAGGGAAAACATCATCGGCAGTGCCGTTGATCATGGTACGTGCCCACGTCGCAGCTTGTTGTAATTGCGCTAATTCTGCTAAATCTGATTGCGCATTCTCAACAAAGCTCACACCACTTAATTGCTTTGGACTAACAAAACCTTGATAAAATGCCCACTGGCTTTCAGTGCACCACGCATCGCCTGCTAATTGCACCGCTTTAATACCTTGAGCGGCAATAGCACGACCTGCTTTTTGAATGTTTTTTAATGTTTCTTGCTCAGTTAAATGAATTAAAGCACCACTTTGATCAAATGATAATTGGGTATTTTGGCCCCAGTGAGCCGCGGCAGCTTGTTCAGTCAAGCGAACAATAAAAGATTGTGACATGTTGCGTTTCTCTTGCGTTTTATGAGTAGGTTGAGTCTACTATAGCCGATCAGTTCTCCCAACAGATTGAGACGAATATTGCGAGTAAACAATGAAATTTGAGCCTGCACTTCAAAGCGCCACTTTAATTAAACGCTACAAACGTTTTTTAGTCGATATAGTCAAAGAAGATCACACACAATGCACCATTCACTGCGCCAATACTGGAGCAATGACCGGTTGCGCAGATTCAGGCTATCGGGCTTTTTATTCAACCAGCAGTAATACAAAACGCAAATACCCACATAGTTTAGAGCTCACACAAAACATGCAAGGTCAGCTTATATGTGTTAATACCGCCCTAGCTAATAAAATTGTGCTAGAAGCACTTCATTTAAACCAAATTCCTGAGCTTGATGGCTACAATACCATTACCGCAGAAGTAAAATATGGCAGTGAAAATAGTCGAATTGATATTTTATTAAGTCAAAATCAAACCGATAAATGCTATGTAGAAATTAAATCTGTCACCTTGCTAGGAGATAATCACCAAGGATTCTTTCCTGATGCAGTGTCGACTCGAGGGCAAAAACATTTACGTGAACTCATTGAAATGAAACAACAAGGCCACAGAGCTGTGTTGTTATTTTTAGTGCAGCACCAAGGCATACAATCTGTGAAACCAGCAGCTCACATTGACCCAAACTATGCACTTGGGATCAATGCGGCACTTAAAGCGGGGGTTGAAGTACTCTGTTATAACACGCATATTAGTGCCAAAGAGATAACCCTAAATAAAAGACTGACCTTTAGCTGTTAATAAACGCTAACTGTCATAATAAAATAATAAAAACTGCCTAAGTCTCAGTTATAGGTAATACTAATGAATTAATGCATAAAGTATTTGCCTAGGGTGTAAGTTTCTGGTATTTATACCCGCCGACTTTGACCGGGATTGAAAGTAAGGATTAGGAGAGTGTTATGCCGGAGCAAAAAAAATTAGGTTTACTGGCTCAGGCGGGTGTTGAGCCGTACCAAGAAAAACCAAATGAAGAATATATGAATGATGCGCAACTAGCTCATTTTAAATTGATTCTTGAAGCATGGCGCAATGACTTACGACAAGAAGTCGACCGCACAAAAACGCATATGCAGGATGAAGCAGCAAACTTCCCTGATCCGGTTGACCGCGCAGCACAAGAAGAAGAGTTTTCTCTTGAGCTTCGTACTCGCGACCGTGAGCGTAAATTAATTAAGAAAATCGAAAAAACATTACAACTAATTGAAAATGATGATTTCGGTTACTGTGACTCATGTGGGATTGAAATTGGGATCCGCCGTTTAGAAGCGCGCCCAACAGCAGACCAATGTGTTGACTGTAAAACGTTGTCTGAAATCAAAGAAAAACAAGCGGGTCGTGGTTAATACTCTGTAGTATGGATCCTGCTTTTTGTTCTGAGGTAGGGGTTTATCGAGGTCGATTTGCCCCTTCACCTTCAGGTCCCCTCCATTTTGGTTCACTCATAGCTGCTGTTGGCAGTTACCTTGACGCTAAAGCTCACCATGGTAAATGGCTAGTTCGTATTGAAGATATTGATACGCCACGTGTTGTTGCTGGTGCAAGTGATATAATTTTACACACCCTCGAAGCCTATGGATTACATTGGGATGAGCCCGTTGCTTACCAAAGCCAACGTCTTGATTTGTATCAAAATACACTCAATCAACTCATTAAAAACAACTTAGTTTATGCCTGTACTTGCACGCGAAAACAAATTAAAGCGCAAGGTGGCATTTATCTTAATAGCTGCAAAGTAGCTGGTCATCCATTTCAACATCACGCTATTAGAATAAAACAAAGTAAACCCTGCTTAGAGTTTAATGACCGCATTCAAGGCTCTGTTAATGTTGCTAAATCTTTTGCTGAAGAAGACTTTATCATTAAACGCAGCGATGGACTCTTTGCATACCAATTAGTGGTGGTACTAGATGATATTGAACAAGGTATCACTGATATCGTGCGCGGCGCAGATTTACTAGAACCAACAGTACGCCAAATAAGTACCTATCAGTTATTAAATCAAACTGTACCAAAGTTTGCACATCTGCCGCTTGCGGTGGTGGAGCCTGGTTTTAAGCTCTCAAAGCAAAATCATGCCCCTGCAATCGACAACCAAAATCCACTCCCAGCGTTATGTGCCGCATTGACATTTTTAGGCTTTCCTCCACCACTTGAGCTTACTCATAGCTCGGTTAGTCAATTACTTACCTGGGCAACTGGGCAATGGCAGATAAGCCAAGTACCAAAACAGACCGAAATTGTCTTAAATCATCAATAATTACCAGCTAATTTAGATAAAAAATCACTTAGCTGCAAAGGGCTATTAAGTTTTTCGCCGCGCTGTTATATGATAGCCACCTAAAAATGGCCAAGTTACCCCAACCAGCCGAAGGAGACGCGTTATTATTTCCAAACTAATTAATTTTTGTCGAAAACTAACCGGTAAAAACAGCGTGCAAACTGAAAAGAAAGTAAAGAAAAACAGCAAGTCGCCGCTGATTATCGGCAGAGCAGAACACAATGTCTCGCGTAAAGACTTTAGTCCTAACGCTATTAAAGTGCTTTATCGCTTAAAAGACGGTGGTTACGACGCTTATTTAGTTGGCGGATGTATTCGAGACGTCTTACTTGGTGTCACACCCAAAGATTTCGATGTAGTTACGAATGCAACACCAGAGCAGGTGAAACGCTTATTTCGTAATTGCCGTATTATTGGCCGTCGCTTTCGCTTAGCGCATATTGTATTTGGCCGAGAAATCATTGAAGTGGCGACCATGCGTGGTCACCATGAAGGTAGCGAAGATAAAAATCCAATTAGCCAATCGAGTACCGAAGGCCAATTGCTGCGTGATAACGTATTTGGCTCTATCGATGAAGATGCCGAGCGTCGCGACTTTTCAATCAATGCGCTTTATTACTCTATTAATGATTACAGTATTCATGACTATGCCAATGGTATGGATGCAATCAAACACCGACGTATTGAACTGATCGGCCACCCAGAAACGCGCTACCGAGAAGATCCAGTTAGGATGCTAAGAGCCATTCGCTTTGCCACCAAACTCGATATGACGATTGCACCAGACACTGAAAAGCCAATTTATGAACTTGCTGATTTATTATCAAATATTCCGGCGGCTCGTTTGTTTGAAGAAGTGCTTAAACTATTTTTAAATGGTAAAGCTGAGCAAAACTTCGTGGCATTACGTCAATACGGTCTGTTTAAGCAGTTATTCCCTGCCCTTGATTTAATTATTGAACAATCTAAAACAGGTGAAGAGCTCAAACTCATCACGCAAATGTTTATCAATACAGATACTCGCATTAATGCTGATAAAAAAGTAACACCTGCTTTTGTTTTTGCTGCATTACTTTGGTACCCAATGGTGCAACGTGCGGAACAATTAATTAAAGAAACCAAGCTTGATGAATATGAAGCGTATACCCAAGCGGGTAACGAAGTTGTCGCACAAAATGCCCAACATATTGCCGTGCCAAAACACTTTACTCAAGGGTCAAGGGAAATTTGGCAAATTCAATTACGCTTACCAAAACGTGGTGGACAACGAGCATACCGTTTAGCGCAGCAACCACGCTTTAGAGCTGCGTATGACTTTTTGCTGCTACGCACTCAAATTACACCGGGGCCACTGCAAGAATTAGCCAATTGGTGGACTGAGTACCAAAAACGCGAAAATATTGTGCCAGCACCGTTGCACAAACCTGATTTAGCCGAAAAACCGAGTCATTCAGGTGATAAACCAGCGGCTCGCAGACGTCCTCGTCGTCGTTTTCCAAGTAAAAAACCTAACAGCTCGGAACAATAATATGGCAGTTGTTTATTTAGGCTTAGGCGCAAACCTTAATCAACCCGTGCAACAGCTTGAGCAGGCTGTTGCAGCACTTGGCGCATTGGTTGGTAAAGATAATATTGTGGTATCTAGGTTTTACAGTAGTAAGCCGATGGGTCCGCAAGATCAACCTGATTATGTGAATGCAGTTGCCAAAATCACGACCTTATTGGCACCATTAGCATTACTTGATCAGACGCAAAAAATTGAACTCGATTGCGGTCGAGTCCGCAAAGAAGAGCGCTGGGGACCTCGCACTCTGGATATCGATATTTTATTGTACGATAACGAAATAATTAATAACGAGCGACTCACCGTACCGCATTATGGATTAGAGCTACGCGAATTTGTGCTCTACCCATTGGCTGAACTTGATACTGATTTAATCTTACCCAATGGTAAACCCATTGCGGCATTACTCAATTTAGTGCCATTAAATGGCTTAACACCAATTACACGTTAATACAGGATAATGCCAGGCATTATCTGGGGGCTTTATGGCTAAAATTACTGTTTCTACGTTAAAAAAAATGAAAGAAGAAGGGCGTAAAATTGCAGCACTAACTGCATATGACGCCAGTTTTTCACAACTATTTCAAGATAACGGCATTCATGTTCTGCTTGTTGGTGATTCACTGGGCATGGTACTACAAGGGGGCACTGATACCCTTGGCGTAACCAACCAAGATATTGCTTACCACACCCGCTGCGTGCGGGCCGGCGCAAAAGATACCTTTGTGATTGCTGACATGCCTTTTATGACTTATTCCACTGTTACTGATACCTGTAAACATGCCGCAGAATTAATGCGCGCGGGTGCTAACATGGTTAAATTAGAAGGTGGTGAATGGCTTTATGACAGTATTAAAGCACTCACGATTCAAGGTATTCCTGTATGTGGTCATTTAGGTTTAACACCGCAATCGGTTCATGTTTTTGGCGGATTTAAAATTCAAGGCCGTGAAAATGAACAAGCGAATAAAATGGTGCAAGATGCTCAAGCTTTAGAGCGTGCTGGCGCACAATTATTAGTACTTGAATGCATCCCTTCTGCACTTGCTGAACGTATAACACAGAGCGTTTCTATTCCAACCATTGGCATTGGTGCTGGAAAGCTAACCGATGGCCAAATTTTAGTGATGCATGATTTAGTCGGTATTTCAGCCGGTTATATTCCAAAATTTTCGAAAAACTTTTTACTTGAAACTGGCAACATGCCAGCGGCAGTAAAAAAATATTTAGATGATGTGACCAGTGGCGCGTTCCCTGGCACTGAGCACGAGTTTAATTAATGCAAACAGTTTCAACTATTCAATCACTACGTAGTCGTGTAAAAGCATGGAAACAAGCTGGCTTAACGGTCGCATTTGTGCCGACTATGGGCAATCTGCACCAAGGTCATTTTAGTTTGGTCGAAAAAGCAAAATCCGTGGCCGATAAAGTAGTAGTAAGTATTTTTGTTAATCCAATGCAATTTGGCGCAGGTGAAGATTTAGATAAATACCCGCGTACCCTTGAGCAAGACCAATTAGGATTGGAAGCCTTAGATACCGATTTATTATTTACCCCAACACCCGATATTATTTATCCAAAAGGCTTAGATGCCCAAAGTTATATAGAAGTGCTTGGCGTTTCAGAAGGTCATTGTGGTGGCAGTCGTCCGGGGCATTTTCGCGGTGTTGCAACGGTTGTAGCTAAACTATTTAATCTTGTACAACCAGATTATGCTTGTTTTGGTGAAAAAGATTTTCAACAGCTACAAGTTATTCGCACCATGGTCGAAGATTTATCAATCCCGGTTGAAATTATTCCCGTTGCCACTAAACGTTTAGCATCAGGTTTGGCAATGAGCTCACGTAATGGCTATTTAAGTGATGAAGAAAAAGAAACCGCTAAAGTATTATTTCAAACCTTAAACGAGACCGCAGCAGCGCTACAATCAGGCAATGGTGAAATTGAAACATTAACGCTTGAAGCTAATACAAAATTAACTGCAGCAGGATTACAACCTGACTACTATAATATTGTTGCCAGACAAACACTTAAACCTGCAAATCTCGGTGATAAACAACTTATCATTCTAGCTGCTGCATTTTTAGGTAATGTACGCTTGATTGATAACTTACAAATTAATTTGGATTAACTAAAAAAGGACTGCAATGAACACCATCAGCAAACGTTTATGTATCGGCCTAAGTGCCTTAATGCTTTTTGGCTGTCAAAGCAGCAATCCAGAACTTAATCGTTGTGGCCAAGAGCTATTTCAGTGTCAGCAAAATTGCGACATGCGCAGCTCTGGCGATGGCTTGGTTAAATCAGTATGCGAAACAAAATGCACCGAGTCACACAATCGTTGCAAAAGCCAAGCAGAAGCATTAATAAACGTACAATAGTATTAAAGTAAAAGTTACTATCTCAATAAGTTATTTTTTCTCGCTATTTTACTTAACCTCAGTTCTAGATAAGAGATTTAGCAACACATTGAATTAAAAGTAAATTTTGAAGTTATTTATCTCTAGCCTGATATTTTAAAGGCTAGCAAGGCGGATTAGCGCGTCAATAGCTGGACTATTGCAAGTTAATCCAACGCAGTGAGCGTTGAAAATAGCTGCTTGAGATTGATGTATTATCCAGTATTGAGGTTACTTACTGTTTTAATTAAGAAGTTGCAATAAAAAAGCCAGTCTCTCGACTGGCTTTTTTGTCATATAAATTAATTAGATAACTTATTTTAAACCTAGTTTCGTAAGCTCTTGCTCTACGAGTTTTGCAGAAAGTGGTACATAACCATCTTTTTCGACAATTTCTTGGCCCATTTTTGATAACACCATTTTTAAAAACTCAGTTTCAATAGGCGATAAGTCTTTATTTGGGTGCTTATTCACGTAAACATAAAGAAAACGAGATAGTGGGTACTGGCCACTTGCTACGTTATCAATCGTTGCATCTACAAAGTTATTACCTTTTTTAGCTAATGGTACAGTACGAACACCTGATGTTTTATAACCGATACCTGAGTAACCAATCGCATTTACAGAAGATGAGATTGACTGTACTACCGAAGCAGAACCAGGTTGCTCATTTACGTTGTTACGGAAGTCACCTTTACATAAGGCTTTATCTTTAAAGTAACCATATGTGCCCGATACTGAGTTACGACCGTATAACTGAACGTCTTTAGTTGCCCACTCACCTGTTAAACCAACATCACTCCAACGTGTTACTTCTTTATCTGCACCACATTTACGAGTTGAAGAGAAAATAGCATCGACTTGGTCAATACGAAGCCCTTCAATTGGGTTATCTTTATGTACAAACACTGCAAGTGCATCGATAGCAACACGAATTTCAGTTGGTTTATAGCCAAAACGCTTTTCGAATGCTTCGATTTCTTTTGACTTCATTTTTCGGCTCATAGGGCCAAAATTTGCAGTACCTTCAGTCAGTGCCGGTGGCGCAGTAGAAGAACCTGCTGCTTGAATTTGAATATTTACATTTGGGTATTGGCGTTTGTATTCTTCTGCCCAAAACGTCATCATATTCGCTAATGTATCAGAGCCAACAGATGAAAAGTTACCTGAAATACCACTTACTTTTGTATATTCTGGCAGTGCTTGCTCGATAGCTGAAGCTTGAGTTGTAACTAAGGTTGTTACTGCAAAACCCATTGCTGCAACGATGTTTTTAAATTTCATTCGGGTGACTCCACTTGAATGTATTCTCTTTAATTGAGTCTATTTTCTGCTGTTTTAATGACAGTTAGATGACTCAAAAATGACATTTTTATGACTTGATTAATCTAATTGTAATAAAGCGTCTGTAACTTGTTGTTTTACTCGGTTAGAAGCAAATGAAAACGAAAAACATGAGCCCTTACCCACTTCTGATTTAATCAAAAGCTCACTTTCATGGCGTGATAAGACATGTTTAGTAATAGCTAAACCTAATCCTGAGCCACCCGTTTTACGGGAACGAGCTTTATCGACTCGGTAAAAACGCTCCGTTAACCGATGAATATGTTCAGGGGCAATACCATCACCATTGTCCGTTACACTAAATTGGGCACAACCATTATTCACATGCCACTTAACCGTTATTTCACCTTCGGCTGGTGTGTAATGAACCGCGTTAAAAACTAGATTTGAAAAAGCACTTCGTAACTCATCTTCTCCACCTAAAATAAACAGTCCCTCTTCAATTTCGCAATGTAAAGTATGGTGTTTATCTCGATTAAGAGTTTCAGCTTCAATCATTACTAATTTCAACATTTTAGGCACATCAACCGTTTTATCTTGATCAATCCGACGTAATCCTTCGATACGTGATAATGACAACAACTGACTGACTAAACTATCCATTCGCTTGCACTGCTCAAGCATAGTGCCATGCGCTTTACCCCAAACTCGTGCTGGTGGTAAATCGTCAGGCTCCATCATTTCAAGGTAACCTGCTATCACAGTTAACGGGGTACGTAATTCATGAGAAACATTAGCGACAAAATCTTTGCGCATTTGTTCAAGTTGTTTTAATCGCGTAACATCGCGCACCACCATCATTAACTGGGCATCGGCATAAGGCATCACCCTAAATTCAAGTACTTGTTCAATACCAAGAGGTGAAATCAGCTCAAGTGGCTCTTCAAACTTTTTTGCTTGCATATATAGAGAAAATTTTGGATGACGAATTAAATTATCGAGTCGCTGACCATGATCCATCGGCCATTTTAGGCCTAGCACTTTTAACGCTAATTGATTACACCACACAATACTAAAATCACGTTGTAATACAATTACAGCATCAGGAACGGCTTCTGCACCTTCGCGAAAACGACGAATGAGCTCAGCAAGTTCATTACGTTTGTTGCGATTACGGTGTTGTAGGCGGTAAATACCTTCGAATATTTGCTCCCACGTTCCATCTCCTTCAGGAGGATTAAAACTACGTTGATTTATGAGCCAATCACTAAGACGGTACAATTGGCGGTAATGCCAAAACATCAATACACTTGCACCTAAAAATAACAGTAAAAAAGGAGCCCCGATCAGGACTCCTATCAAAAGAAGAGGTAAAAAATAAATGACTAAACGCTTGGTGAGAGTGCGTTTATTAATAACTCGATACATAAATCGACTCTTTTGCTACGGGATTAATTCCCTTGGGGTTAATGATTTTAATCCTGACCCAAAGGGAATAACAATACGTTTTTTATTAAACCTTGCTAGAGAAGCGATATCCTGAGCCGCGCACTGTTTGCACTAATTTATCATGACCCATAGGCGCAATCGCTTTACGCAAACGTCGAATATGTACATCAACAGTACGGTCTTCAACATAAACATTAGTACCCCAAACGTGATCAAGTAATTGCTCACGACTGTAAACTCGCTCAGGATGCGTCATAAAGAAATGTAACAATCTGAATTCTGTTGGCCCCATATCAAGCTCACTACCCGCAGAAGTGACACGATGAGAAATAGGGTCAAGACGAAGACCATGTACTTCAATTGCTTCTTCTAGTGACGTTGGTGATACTCGGCGGATTACGGCTTTAATACGAGCCATTAATTCTTTTGGCGAAAATGGTTTGGTAACATAGTCATCAGCACCTACTTC includes the following:
- the pepB gene encoding aminopeptidase PepB, which gives rise to MSQSFIVRLTEQAAAAHWGQNTQLSFDQSGALIHLTEQETLKNIQKAGRAIAAQGIKAVQLAGDAWCTESQWAFYQGFVSPKQLSGVSFVENAQSDLAELAQLQQAATWARTMINGTADDVFPESLAEKAAEFIQSLAPEHVSYQIIKGDALLEHQWVGIHAVGRGSDRKPALLMLDYNPTGDATAPVAAALVGKGITFDSGGYSIKPSEGMLGMKCDMGGAATVTAGLALAISRGIDKRIKLFLCCAENLISGGAYKLGDILTYKNGTTVEIVNTDAEGRLVLADGLMAAGETGAPLIIDAATLTGAALMAVGTQYNALFGLDKALVRDVQQFAEDEFEAAWPLPLEKWHQQQCPSAYADTANSRAQKGGGFGGASNAAGFLSRFVPNEGQGWVHIDLAGCFQDSAGAQWAAGATTMGMRTVARTLLEKA
- the sfsA gene encoding DNA/RNA nuclease SfsA; protein product: MKFEPALQSATLIKRYKRFLVDIVKEDHTQCTIHCANTGAMTGCADSGYRAFYSTSSNTKRKYPHSLELTQNMQGQLICVNTALANKIVLEALHLNQIPELDGYNTITAEVKYGSENSRIDILLSQNQTDKCYVEIKSVTLLGDNHQGFFPDAVSTRGQKHLRELIEMKQQGHRAVLLFLVQHQGIQSVKPAAHIDPNYALGINAALKAGVEVLCYNTHISAKEITLNKRLTFSC
- the dksA gene encoding RNA polymerase-binding protein DksA, translating into MPEQKKLGLLAQAGVEPYQEKPNEEYMNDAQLAHFKLILEAWRNDLRQEVDRTKTHMQDEAANFPDPVDRAAQEEEFSLELRTRDRERKLIKKIEKTLQLIENDDFGYCDSCGIEIGIRRLEARPTADQCVDCKTLSEIKEKQAGRG
- the gluQRS gene encoding tRNA glutamyl-Q(34) synthetase GluQRS, with the translated sequence MDPAFCSEVGVYRGRFAPSPSGPLHFGSLIAAVGSYLDAKAHHGKWLVRIEDIDTPRVVAGASDIILHTLEAYGLHWDEPVAYQSQRLDLYQNTLNQLIKNNLVYACTCTRKQIKAQGGIYLNSCKVAGHPFQHHAIRIKQSKPCLEFNDRIQGSVNVAKSFAEEDFIIKRSDGLFAYQLVVVLDDIEQGITDIVRGADLLEPTVRQISTYQLLNQTVPKFAHLPLAVVEPGFKLSKQNHAPAIDNQNPLPALCAALTFLGFPPPLELTHSSVSQLLTWATGQWQISQVPKQTEIVLNHQ
- the pcnB gene encoding polynucleotide adenylyltransferase PcnB; the encoded protein is MQTEKKVKKNSKSPLIIGRAEHNVSRKDFSPNAIKVLYRLKDGGYDAYLVGGCIRDVLLGVTPKDFDVVTNATPEQVKRLFRNCRIIGRRFRLAHIVFGREIIEVATMRGHHEGSEDKNPISQSSTEGQLLRDNVFGSIDEDAERRDFSINALYYSINDYSIHDYANGMDAIKHRRIELIGHPETRYREDPVRMLRAIRFATKLDMTIAPDTEKPIYELADLLSNIPAARLFEEVLKLFLNGKAEQNFVALRQYGLFKQLFPALDLIIEQSKTGEELKLITQMFINTDTRINADKKVTPAFVFAALLWYPMVQRAEQLIKETKLDEYEAYTQAGNEVVAQNAQHIAVPKHFTQGSREIWQIQLRLPKRGGQRAYRLAQQPRFRAAYDFLLLRTQITPGPLQELANWWTEYQKRENIVPAPLHKPDLAEKPSHSGDKPAARRRPRRRFPSKKPNSSEQ
- the folK gene encoding 2-amino-4-hydroxy-6-hydroxymethyldihydropteridine diphosphokinase, with translation MAVVYLGLGANLNQPVQQLEQAVAALGALVGKDNIVVSRFYSSKPMGPQDQPDYVNAVAKITTLLAPLALLDQTQKIELDCGRVRKEERWGPRTLDIDILLYDNEIINNERLTVPHYGLELREFVLYPLAELDTDLILPNGKPIAALLNLVPLNGLTPITR
- the panB gene encoding 3-methyl-2-oxobutanoate hydroxymethyltransferase, with protein sequence MAKITVSTLKKMKEEGRKIAALTAYDASFSQLFQDNGIHVLLVGDSLGMVLQGGTDTLGVTNQDIAYHTRCVRAGAKDTFVIADMPFMTYSTVTDTCKHAAELMRAGANMVKLEGGEWLYDSIKALTIQGIPVCGHLGLTPQSVHVFGGFKIQGRENEQANKMVQDAQALERAGAQLLVLECIPSALAERITQSVSIPTIGIGAGKLTDGQILVMHDLVGISAGYIPKFSKNFLLETGNMPAAVKKYLDDVTSGAFPGTEHEFN
- the panC gene encoding pantoate--beta-alanine ligase gives rise to the protein MQTVSTIQSLRSRVKAWKQAGLTVAFVPTMGNLHQGHFSLVEKAKSVADKVVVSIFVNPMQFGAGEDLDKYPRTLEQDQLGLEALDTDLLFTPTPDIIYPKGLDAQSYIEVLGVSEGHCGGSRPGHFRGVATVVAKLFNLVQPDYACFGEKDFQQLQVIRTMVEDLSIPVEIIPVATKRLASGLAMSSRNGYLSDEEKETAKVLFQTLNETAAALQSGNGEIETLTLEANTKLTAAGLQPDYYNIVARQTLKPANLGDKQLIILAAAFLGNVRLIDNLQINLD
- a CDS encoding PstS family phosphate ABC transporter substrate-binding protein, with protein sequence MKFKNIVAAMGFAVTTLVTTQASAIEQALPEYTKVSGISGNFSSVGSDTLANMMTFWAEEYKRQYPNVNIQIQAAGSSTAPPALTEGTANFGPMSRKMKSKEIEAFEKRFGYKPTEIRVAIDALAVFVHKDNPIEGLRIDQVDAIFSSTRKCGADKEVTRWSDVGLTGEWATKDVQLYGRNSVSGTYGYFKDKALCKGDFRNNVNEQPGSASVVQSISSSVNAIGYSGIGYKTSGVRTVPLAKKGNNFVDATIDNVASGQYPLSRFLYVYVNKHPNKDLSPIETEFLKMVLSKMGQEIVEKDGYVPLSAKLVEQELTKLGLK
- the phoR gene encoding phosphate regulon sensor histidine kinase PhoR, which encodes MYRVINKRTLTKRLVIYFLPLLLIGVLIGAPFLLLFLGASVLMFWHYRQLYRLSDWLINQRSFNPPEGDGTWEQIFEGIYRLQHRNRNKRNELAELIRRFREGAEAVPDAVIVLQRDFSIVWCNQLALKVLGLKWPMDHGQRLDNLIRHPKFSLYMQAKKFEEPLELISPLGIEQVLEFRVMPYADAQLMMVVRDVTRLKQLEQMRKDFVANVSHELRTPLTVIAGYLEMMEPDDLPPARVWGKAHGTMLEQCKRMDSLVSQLLSLSRIEGLRRIDQDKTVDVPKMLKLVMIEAETLNRDKHHTLHCEIEEGLFILGGEDELRSAFSNLVFNAVHYTPAEGEITVKWHVNNGCAQFSVTDNGDGIAPEHIHRLTERFYRVDKARSRKTGGSGLGLAITKHVLSRHESELLIKSEVGKGSCFSFSFASNRVKQQVTDALLQLD
- the phoB gene encoding phosphate regulon transcriptional regulator PhoB; protein product: MSRRILVVDDEAPIREMLVFVLEQNGFQAIEAEDYDSAIASLMEPYPDMILLDWMLPGGSGIQIAKKIKQSEYTRHIPIIMLTARGEEEDKVKGLEVGADDYVTKPFSPKELMARIKAVIRRVSPTSLEEAIEVHGLRLDPISHRVTSAGSELDMGPTEFRLLHFFMTHPERVYSREQLLDHVWGTNVYVEDRTVDVHIRRLRKAIAPMGHDKLVQTVRGSGYRFSSKV